One Pseudorhodoplanes sinuspersici DNA segment encodes these proteins:
- a CDS encoding class I SAM-dependent methyltransferase — MLDKTPGDILDNLGGDAALARAFRELGVENDRHWAWDNYENVVRGLARILNAKRLIEIGGGRDPLFKANELAALGIEMTINDISQVELDVLPDTYRKACFDVAGDISAVADLRGHFDLAFSRMVFEHVADGQRAWKNLYELLAPGGVALAFIPTLYSFPFVVNWLLPDDVAAKIVKMLYRNRTDEEDPVFPARYSWTFASERKMKPMLEGIGYSEVQILPFYGHGYFERLPLIRDIHDRFTAMARANDWRTIASYAYIAARK, encoded by the coding sequence ATGCTCGACAAGACCCCCGGCGACATTCTGGATAATCTCGGTGGCGATGCCGCTCTGGCAAGGGCGTTCCGCGAACTCGGTGTCGAGAACGATCGCCACTGGGCCTGGGATAACTATGAAAATGTGGTGCGCGGTCTTGCCCGTATCCTGAATGCGAAACGTCTGATCGAGATCGGCGGTGGGCGCGATCCGCTGTTCAAGGCCAACGAATTGGCTGCGCTTGGCATCGAAATGACTATCAATGACATTTCGCAAGTCGAGCTCGACGTACTGCCGGACACATACCGGAAGGCCTGTTTCGACGTCGCTGGCGACATTTCCGCAGTGGCGGATCTGCGCGGCCATTTCGACCTCGCGTTCTCGCGCATGGTGTTCGAACACGTCGCGGACGGCCAGCGCGCCTGGAAGAACCTGTATGAGTTGTTGGCGCCCGGCGGTGTCGCGCTGGCCTTCATTCCGACGCTCTATTCATTTCCGTTCGTCGTGAACTGGTTGTTGCCGGACGATGTCGCAGCGAAGATTGTCAAGATGCTCTATCGCAATCGAACCGACGAGGAAGATCCAGTCTTCCCCGCGCGTTATAGCTGGACCTTTGCGAGCGAACGCAAAATGAAACCAATGCTCGAGGGGATCGGTTATAGCGAAGTGCAGATTTTGCCGTTCTATGGACATGGCTATTTCGAGCGCCTTCCGCTGATCCGCGACATCCACGACCGATTCACCGCGATGGCAAGGGCCAATGACTGGCGCACAATTGCCAGCTACGCCTATATCGCTGCGCGCAAATGA
- a CDS encoding ubiquinol-cytochrome C chaperone family protein, translating into MLNVFRRNPRAATIEALYGAIVAQARSPVFYLAYGIPDTVNGRLDALMLHLAMAFERLSQGDEDAKAVGQEVFDRFCLDMDDHLREDGISDMKVPKQVRGVAAAFFGRHGAYISALRAGDEAALKTAISRNVFEGVDAPSVPRLAGYMQATMAMLDRQDPAVIATGKIVWPDPGPFGQT; encoded by the coding sequence ATGCTGAACGTTTTCCGCCGGAACCCCCGAGCCGCCACCATCGAGGCGCTCTATGGCGCCATCGTGGCGCAAGCGCGCTCGCCTGTCTTCTATCTCGCCTATGGTATTCCGGACACGGTTAATGGCCGGCTTGATGCGCTCATGCTGCATCTGGCGATGGCGTTCGAGCGGCTGTCGCAAGGCGACGAGGACGCCAAGGCGGTCGGGCAGGAGGTCTTCGACCGATTCTGCCTCGATATGGACGACCATCTGCGTGAAGACGGCATCAGCGATATGAAGGTTCCAAAACAGGTGCGCGGCGTGGCTGCGGCCTTCTTCGGCCGGCACGGCGCCTATATATCAGCGTTGCGGGCTGGCGATGAGGCTGCCCTGAAGACCGCAATCAGCCGGAATGTGTTCGAGGGCGTCGATGCGCCATCGGTTCCGAGGCTGGCGGGCTATATGCAGGCAACAATGGCGATGCTGGACCGGCAGGATCCGGCGGTCATCGCGACCGGCAAGATCGTCTGGCCGGATCCCGGACCTTTTGGCCAGACTTGA
- a CDS encoding beta-ketoacyl-ACP synthase III gives MVTLRSVIIGAGCYLPERVVTNADLAKMVDTSDEWIVQRTGIRERHIAADGEVTSDLGIKAAQAALANAGVDAQSIDLIVVATSTPDNTFPASAVTVQAGLGITGGAAFDLQAVCSGFVFGLATVDGMLRTGMFKRALLIGAETFSRILDWNDRTTCVLFGDGAGAVVIEAQEQPGTMNDRGILTNHLRSDGRHKNKLYVDGGPSSTQTVGHLRMEGKEVFKHAVSMITDVIKDAFKATGYTARDLDWFVPHQANRRIIDGSVMKLGLDPAKVIITVDKHGNTSAASIPLALCVGIADGRIKKGDLVMFEAMGGGFTWGASLVRM, from the coding sequence ATCGTGACCTTACGTTCAGTGATTATAGGCGCCGGCTGTTACTTGCCGGAGCGCGTCGTGACCAATGCCGACCTGGCCAAGATGGTCGATACGTCCGACGAATGGATTGTGCAACGCACAGGCATTCGGGAGCGACATATCGCCGCCGACGGCGAGGTGACATCGGATCTCGGCATCAAGGCGGCCCAGGCGGCACTGGCCAATGCCGGGGTCGATGCGCAATCGATTGACCTGATCGTGGTTGCGACCTCTACGCCGGACAATACGTTTCCGGCTTCGGCCGTTACGGTGCAGGCTGGGCTCGGCATCACCGGCGGGGCGGCGTTCGATTTGCAGGCGGTCTGCTCCGGCTTTGTGTTCGGGCTTGCAACGGTGGATGGAATGTTGCGCACGGGTATGTTCAAACGCGCATTGTTGATTGGCGCCGAGACTTTTTCGCGCATTCTCGACTGGAATGACCGCACCACTTGCGTGCTGTTTGGCGATGGCGCCGGGGCCGTCGTGATCGAGGCTCAGGAACAGCCCGGCACGATGAACGACCGTGGCATCCTGACAAACCATTTGCGATCGGATGGACGGCACAAGAACAAACTCTATGTCGATGGCGGGCCGTCATCGACGCAGACTGTTGGCCACCTCCGTATGGAAGGCAAGGAAGTCTTTAAACACGCCGTTTCGATGATCACCGACGTGATCAAGGATGCCTTTAAAGCCACGGGTTACACTGCACGCGACCTCGACTGGTTTGTGCCACACCAGGCAAACCGCCGCATCATCGACGGCTCGGTCATGAAGCTCGGGCTCGATCCGGCCAAGGTTATCATCACCGTCGACAAGCACGGCAACACGTCGGCAGCGTCGATCCCGCTGGCGCTGTGTGTCGGCATTGCCGATGGCCGGATCAAGAAGGGCGATCTTGTGATGTTCGAGGCCATGGGTGGCGGCTTTACCTGGGGCGCCTCGCTCGTCCGAATGTAG
- a CDS encoding GNAT family N-acetyltransferase: MPPKLSVVTASASPKAHETLSDLTAVPIVPWRALQARATEPNAYFHPLWALPVARFARGRAGALALLAWDRTEHDRLIGLMPVRWAKRALSLPVPMLVGWNGYASLAVPTLDRDHAVDAAHALLDAACSAGARALFLPGTATEGMAFAAMKMALSERDLSFDVMRSFRRAALDATKDGDATLRSALGAKKSKELRRQRHRLEDAGPISIEIATTPADVAAALDRFLVLEQKGWKGLRGTGLGQHDGDTAFIREASAALAAEGRFEIISLTRNGMTIASGLVLRDQDRAYFFKIAMDESEARTSPGVQLTLDLTRHLCADAAISFADSSADGEHPMIDHVWRERIEIADVFIPLYPSDPMAAAIKTLLRARYAAIECVRTMRRFKEKLS, translated from the coding sequence ATGCCCCCGAAGCTGTCCGTGGTCACCGCTTCGGCCAGTCCAAAAGCGCATGAAACTCTGAGTGACTTAACCGCCGTCCCCATTGTGCCCTGGCGCGCGTTGCAGGCGCGCGCGACCGAGCCGAATGCCTATTTCCACCCGCTCTGGGCGCTGCCGGTCGCGCGTTTCGCCCGCGGCCGTGCTGGCGCGCTTGCCCTGCTCGCCTGGGACCGCACCGAGCATGATCGTCTGATCGGCCTCATGCCGGTTCGATGGGCGAAGCGGGCCTTGTCGCTTCCCGTCCCGATGCTGGTCGGCTGGAACGGTTATGCCTCGCTCGCCGTGCCGACGCTTGATCGTGACCACGCTGTCGACGCCGCGCATGCCTTGCTCGACGCGGCCTGCAGCGCCGGCGCACGTGCCCTGTTTCTGCCCGGCACAGCGACGGAAGGGATGGCCTTCGCGGCGATGAAAATGGCGTTGTCGGAGCGCGATCTGAGCTTCGATGTGATGCGCAGCTTCCGCCGCGCCGCACTCGACGCCACAAAGGACGGTGATGCGACCCTGCGGTCTGCACTTGGTGCCAAGAAATCGAAAGAGCTGCGTCGCCAGCGTCATCGTCTGGAGGATGCAGGTCCGATTTCGATCGAGATTGCAACCACTCCCGCCGACGTCGCGGCCGCACTCGACCGTTTCCTCGTCCTCGAGCAGAAAGGCTGGAAGGGTCTGCGCGGCACCGGGCTCGGCCAGCATGACGGCGACACGGCTTTCATCCGCGAGGCTTCGGCCGCACTCGCGGCGGAGGGTCGTTTTGAAATTATCAGCCTCACACGCAACGGCATGACGATCGCCTCAGGTCTTGTGCTGCGCGATCAGGATCGCGCCTATTTCTTCAAGATCGCGATGGATGAAAGCGAAGCCCGCACCTCACCCGGCGTGCAACTGACGCTTGATCTGACCCGCCATCTCTGCGCTGACGCCGCGATCAGCTTCGCCGATTCATCGGCAGACGGCGAACATCCGATGATCGACCATGTCTGGCGCGAGCGCATCGAAATTGCCGACGTTTTCATCCCGCTTTACCCCAGCGACCCGATGGCCGCTGCAATCAAGACCCTCCTTCGCGCGCGCTATGCGGCGATCGAGTGCGTTCGAACAATGAGACGCTTCAAGGAGAAACTGTCATGA
- a CDS encoding outer membrane protein assembly factor BamE, with the protein MQLLTRPSTRMARLRHGAAALALTLLVAGCGSLEQSFQRGYVVPEGALEQIPLGSSQEQVLIVLGTPSTVATVSGEAFYYISQRAEKAAAFMPQKVVEQRVIAVYFDKDRRVARLADYRLQDGKIFDFVSRTTPSGGSELSYLTYLFKIIGTQ; encoded by the coding sequence ATGCAGCTTTTGACACGGCCTTCAACACGGATGGCACGCCTTCGCCATGGCGCAGCCGCACTTGCCCTCACGCTCCTAGTCGCGGGCTGTGGCAGCCTCGAGCAGTCCTTCCAGAGGGGCTATGTGGTACCGGAAGGCGCCCTCGAACAGATCCCGCTCGGCTCCAGCCAGGAACAGGTGCTGATCGTGCTTGGCACGCCGTCCACCGTCGCGACGGTCAGCGGCGAAGCTTTTTATTACATCTCGCAGCGCGCCGAGAAGGCCGCCGCCTTCATGCCGCAGAAAGTGGTGGAGCAGCGCGTGATCGCGGTCTATTTCGACAAGGACCGCCGGGTCGCCCGCCTCGCCGACTACCGGCTGCAGGACGGCAAGATTTTCGACTTCGTCAGCCGCACGACGCCAAGCGGCGGCAGCGAACTGTCCTACCTGACCTATCTGTTCAAGATCATCGGTACCCAGTAA
- the plsX gene encoding phosphate acyltransferase PlsX — protein sequence MPDKVRIALDAMGGDHGPEVIVPGAALAHGRHRDTEFIFFGDSARIEPALSAEPVLKAVSRVVHTDVAIKMDDKPSQALRQGRLKSSMWQAIDAVKQGQADVAVSAGNTGALMAMAKIHLRTMAGIERPAIAAIWPTLRGESVVLDLGASIGADTQHLIDMALMGSAMARILLHIDRPTVGLLNIGVEEVKGLDEVREAGQILRERNLPHINYAGFVEGDDIGKGTVDVVVTEGFAGNIALKSAEGTARQIAGFLRAEMKRTIWTRIGYLFARGAFRALREKLDPDRSNGGVFLGLNGIVIKSHGGASASGFSAAVEIGYEMVRDELMAKIGQALVPEARVVAEVQDQSPVAGAAS from the coding sequence ATGCCAGACAAAGTCCGCATTGCGCTCGATGCCATGGGAGGCGACCATGGACCGGAGGTGATTGTCCCCGGCGCTGCGCTCGCGCATGGCCGGCATCGTGATACCGAGTTCATCTTCTTCGGCGATTCCGCGCGGATCGAGCCCGCACTGTCGGCGGAACCGGTGCTCAAGGCCGTGTCGCGGGTTGTCCACACCGATGTTGCGATCAAGATGGATGACAAGCCGAGCCAGGCGCTGCGCCAGGGCCGGCTGAAATCCTCGATGTGGCAGGCGATCGATGCGGTGAAGCAGGGCCAGGCCGACGTCGCCGTATCCGCCGGCAATACCGGCGCGCTGATGGCCATGGCGAAAATTCATCTGCGCACCATGGCTGGGATCGAAAGACCGGCGATTGCGGCGATCTGGCCGACCCTGCGGGGGGAATCGGTTGTGCTCGATCTCGGCGCCAGCATTGGCGCCGATACCCAGCATCTCATCGATATGGCGCTGATGGGCAGCGCGATGGCGCGCATTCTGCTTCACATCGATCGCCCGACCGTGGGCCTTTTAAATATCGGGGTTGAAGAAGTTAAAGGACTCGATGAAGTCCGCGAAGCTGGCCAGATCCTGCGCGAGCGCAATCTGCCGCACATCAATTATGCCGGTTTCGTCGAAGGCGACGATATCGGCAAGGGTACCGTCGACGTTGTGGTCACGGAGGGCTTTGCCGGCAATATCGCGCTGAAAAGCGCCGAAGGCACCGCACGTCAGATCGCGGGATTTCTTCGCGCCGAAATGAAGCGCACGATCTGGACCAGGATCGGCTATTTGTTTGCGCGCGGCGCCTTCCGGGCCCTGCGTGAGAAACTCGATCCGGATCGCTCCAATGGCGGGGTCTTTCTCGGCTTGAACGGAATTGTCATCAAGAGCCATGGCGGCGCGAGCGCGAGCGGTTTCTCTGCGGCGGTCGAAATTGGCTATGAAATGGTGCGTGACGAACTCATGGCGAAGATCGGTCAGGCGCTCGTTCCTGAGGCGCGCGTTGTGGCGGAAGTCCAGGACCAATCTCCCGTGGCCGGAGCGGCATCGTGA
- a CDS encoding integration host factor subunit alpha gives MTVKTVTRADLCEAVYQKVGLSRTESATLVEQVLKEITDCLERGETVKLSSFGSFVVRKKGERIGRNPKTGKEVPISPRRVMVFKPSAILKQRINGESENGVVDDTDSH, from the coding sequence ATGACGGTAAAGACAGTTACGCGAGCGGATCTCTGTGAGGCGGTCTACCAGAAGGTAGGCCTGTCGCGGACGGAGTCCGCGACGCTGGTCGAACAAGTGCTGAAGGAAATCACCGACTGCCTGGAGCGGGGTGAGACCGTAAAGCTGTCTTCGTTCGGCTCATTCGTGGTGCGTAAAAAGGGCGAGCGCATCGGTCGCAATCCGAAGACCGGCAAGGAAGTGCCAATCTCGCCCCGGCGCGTGATGGTGTTTAAGCCGTCCGCTATTCTGAAGCAGCGGATCAACGGCGAGTCGGAAAACGGCGTCGTCGACGACACAGACTCGCATTAG
- a CDS encoding MerR family transcriptional regulator — MDKAPDAFRTISEVADDLKVPQHVLRFWESRFSQIKPMKRAGGRRYYRPDDVDLLRGIHHLLYGEGYTIRGVQRILRDQGLKFVQTVWQPGAEQPTHGPVEEDAEEQGASGESDETEGAYDTPDAYAPPSQRPAPMPRPQATPSAIRAQMSREDLRRLQSALFELSECRRLLDGALPGAAPEPEIDP; from the coding sequence TTGGACAAGGCGCCCGACGCATTCCGGACGATCAGCGAGGTGGCCGACGACCTGAAGGTGCCGCAGCACGTGCTGCGGTTCTGGGAAAGTCGCTTTAGCCAGATCAAGCCGATGAAGCGCGCCGGCGGGCGCCGATATTACCGGCCAGATGATGTCGACCTGCTGCGCGGTATCCATCATCTGCTTTACGGCGAAGGCTATACCATTCGCGGCGTGCAGCGAATTTTGCGCGACCAGGGGCTGAAATTCGTTCAGACGGTCTGGCAGCCAGGCGCTGAACAACCGACCCACGGGCCGGTCGAAGAGGATGCTGAAGAACAGGGCGCATCTGGCGAAAGCGACGAAACCGAGGGGGCCTACGATACACCGGATGCCTATGCGCCGCCCTCGCAGCGGCCGGCGCCCATGCCAAGACCACAAGCGACGCCGTCTGCCATTCGTGCTCAGATGTCGCGTGAGGACCTTCGGCGGCTGCAATCGGCATTGTTCGAACTCAGCGAGTGCCGGCGATTGCTCGATGGTGCGCTTCCAGGTGCTGCCCCCGAGCCCGAAATCGACCCTTAG
- a CDS encoding cupin-like domain-containing protein, with amino-acid sequence MKYFEPTDTTALTEAFPNLPFSLHHRFTGNPLLTLPKLAELVRELPRDRIEYNSGKASISQNPDTTPTVDLDPEDIVRKIETAGAWMVLKHVEQHPAYGKLIEDALLEVAHTRGYDSLKDAGFEDIRGFIFVSSAESTTPFHADSDENFFFQIHGDKFFHVYDNRDRSIASEEALEEVVVKHRNIPYEARFDAKCTTYNLKPGDGVFVPYQWPHWVRTAGSYSISLSLTWKSEDVRRRNDISTMNSMLRSIGIPQNPPGVNPALDTAKLAVFRTAAGAVEPLRRSEGMRRVIRRLAFGRNANYYYRDGAKKAPDAKAS; translated from the coding sequence ATGAAATATTTCGAGCCGACGGACACGACCGCATTGACGGAGGCATTCCCGAACCTGCCTTTCTCGCTGCATCATCGTTTCACCGGCAACCCGCTGCTGACGCTGCCGAAGCTTGCCGAGCTGGTGCGCGAATTGCCGCGCGACCGCATCGAATACAATTCCGGCAAGGCATCGATCAGCCAGAATCCGGACACGACGCCGACCGTCGATCTCGACCCCGAGGACATCGTTCGCAAGATCGAAACCGCCGGTGCCTGGATGGTGCTGAAACATGTCGAACAGCATCCAGCCTATGGCAAGCTGATCGAGGATGCGCTGCTCGAAGTTGCGCACACCCGCGGCTACGACAGTCTGAAGGACGCTGGCTTTGAAGATATCCGCGGCTTCATTTTTGTGTCCTCAGCCGAATCCACCACGCCGTTCCACGCCGACAGCGACGAGAATTTCTTCTTCCAGATCCATGGCGACAAGTTCTTCCATGTCTATGACAACCGCGACCGTTCGATCGCATCGGAAGAGGCGTTGGAAGAGGTCGTCGTCAAGCATCGCAACATCCCCTACGAGGCGAGGTTCGATGCCAAATGCACGACCTACAATCTGAAGCCGGGCGACGGTGTCTTCGTGCCCTATCAATGGCCGCATTGGGTGCGCACCGCCGGCAGCTATTCGATATCATTGTCGCTGACCTGGAAGTCGGAAGACGTGCGCCGACGCAACGACATCTCCACCATGAACTCGATGCTGCGGAGCATCGGCATTCCGCAGAACCCGCCCGGCGTGAACCCGGCGCTCGACACCGCCAAGCTGGCGGTATTCCGCACGGCTGCCGGCGCGGTCGAGCCGCTCCGCCGCAGCGAAGGCATGCGCCGCGTCATCCGCCGCCTCGCCTTCGGCCGCAACGCCAATTACTATTATCGCGACGGAGCAAAGAAGGCGCCCGACGCAAAAGCGTCCTGA
- a CDS encoding glycosyltransferase family 4 protein, translated as MPAATPDIVINGRFLTQLTAGVQRFAIETVRAMDKVLDEPAYAALKGHVELQAPKSARDFPLKNIRLNRSGLTSGYLWEQIEFPLRTIGKLQLNLCMLGPVLKRRQVLVIHDTSTKAMPEAFSKAFVAAYDFIIPNAARMADLVVSVSDFSRREMQKYYGLDPKKIPICYEGSDHILRHTPDNTILDKLNLKPGQYFLGVGIYALNKNLNGTLAALKKSGLKGVPLVATGKRRLDVHNKLATVNDENLVDTGHITDNELRALYDNALATVYPSTYEGFGLPPLEAMQCGCPAIVSDHDVLVEIGGDATLRCGVNDVDSLAAAMKAVYSDPVLREKLKADGLKHAQLYTWDKTARILLDLCRQVGARRT; from the coding sequence ATGCCTGCCGCGACACCTGATATCGTCATCAATGGCCGTTTTTTGACGCAATTGACCGCGGGCGTTCAGCGCTTCGCGATCGAGACCGTTCGGGCCATGGACAAGGTGCTGGATGAGCCAGCTTACGCGGCACTGAAAGGGCATGTGGAACTGCAGGCGCCCAAATCGGCCCGGGATTTCCCGCTCAAGAATATCCGCCTGAACCGATCCGGCCTCACCAGCGGCTATCTCTGGGAGCAGATCGAGTTCCCGCTGCGGACGATCGGCAAGCTGCAATTAAACCTCTGCATGCTTGGGCCGGTGCTGAAACGCCGCCAGGTGCTTGTGATCCACGACACGTCAACCAAAGCCATGCCAGAAGCCTTCTCAAAGGCTTTTGTTGCCGCTTACGATTTCATCATTCCCAACGCGGCGCGGATGGCTGATCTCGTCGTCTCGGTTTCGGATTTCTCGCGCCGGGAAATGCAGAAATATTACGGCCTCGATCCGAAGAAAATTCCGATCTGCTACGAAGGTTCGGACCACATTCTTCGACACACACCGGACAATACGATCCTCGACAAGCTGAATCTGAAACCCGGTCAATATTTCCTAGGTGTCGGCATCTACGCGCTGAACAAGAATCTCAACGGTACCCTCGCCGCCCTGAAAAAGAGCGGCCTGAAGGGCGTGCCGCTGGTGGCCACCGGCAAGCGACGGCTCGACGTGCACAACAAGCTTGCCACCGTTAACGACGAAAATCTCGTCGATACTGGCCACATCACCGACAACGAATTGCGCGCACTGTACGACAATGCGCTCGCCACCGTTTATCCCTCCACTTACGAGGGCTTCGGCCTGCCGCCGCTGGAAGCGATGCAGTGCGGCTGTCCGGCGATCGTGTCGGACCATGACGTGCTGGTCGAGATCGGCGGCGACGCGACGCTTCGCTGCGGCGTCAATGACGTTGATAGCCTCGCGGCGGCGATGAAGGCAGTTTATTCCGATCCGGTCTTGCGCGAGAAGCTCAAGGCCGACGGCCTCAAACACGCGCAGCTCTACACCTGGGACAAGACGGCGCGCATCCTGCTCGATCTTTGCCGTCAGGTCGGGGCACGACGCACCTGA
- a CDS encoding glycosyltransferase family 4 protein: MTKSFVHRAWRKIPHSWRQRFFDEVTPVVAPRPSLHPKGGMPIGIAGWFSSASGLGEGARLGYRALETSGLQPTAYDLSAAFAQNDLPGAIMTRPLEPGTGGSLIAHINGPYLPYAMCMLGRRQIAGRRIIGYWAWELPRLSDAWRPALSFVHEIWVPSRFTQSAIADATDLPVHVVPHPLSEIEMPSSRRQDFGLPDNALIVLNSFHIGSNFARKNPIAAINAFRRAFGDRSDRILVIKLSDPGNVPWARQELNAAIAGAPNIRVIERTLSSKEMTGLMALADIVISTHRSEGFGLICAEAMRLGKPVIATGWSGNLDFMNEENSALLPYKLIPVADRDNAFDSESQQWADPDVDAAARWLTQLADDPDLRQRMGTKAAKDIAAYLSPTHFAKTVSGLLAAGERQ; encoded by the coding sequence ATGACCAAATCTTTCGTTCATCGCGCGTGGCGCAAAATCCCGCATTCATGGCGTCAGCGTTTTTTCGATGAGGTTACGCCGGTCGTTGCGCCACGTCCCTCTCTCCATCCAAAAGGCGGCATGCCGATCGGCATTGCCGGATGGTTCAGTTCAGCCAGCGGCCTCGGCGAAGGCGCAAGGCTCGGCTATCGCGCGCTCGAGACATCCGGCCTGCAGCCAACCGCATACGATCTGAGCGCGGCCTTTGCGCAGAACGATCTGCCCGGCGCCATCATGACCCGTCCGCTGGAGCCGGGCACCGGCGGAAGTCTCATCGCGCATATCAACGGGCCATACCTGCCTTATGCCATGTGCATGCTCGGACGGCGTCAGATCGCTGGACGGCGCATCATCGGATATTGGGCGTGGGAACTGCCGCGGCTGTCGGATGCATGGCGGCCCGCTTTGTCATTTGTTCATGAAATCTGGGTGCCGAGCCGCTTCACGCAGTCCGCCATTGCCGACGCAACTGACTTGCCTGTGCATGTCGTGCCGCATCCGCTGTCCGAGATCGAAATGCCGAGCTCGCGCCGGCAGGATTTCGGCCTGCCTGACAACGCGCTCATCGTCCTCAACTCATTTCATATCGGATCAAACTTCGCCCGCAAGAATCCGATCGCGGCGATCAACGCCTTCCGGCGCGCCTTCGGCGATCGCAGCGACCGCATCCTGGTCATCAAGCTGAGCGATCCGGGCAACGTCCCCTGGGCCCGGCAGGAATTGAACGCGGCGATTGCCGGCGCACCGAATATCCGCGTCATCGAACGCACGCTGTCGTCGAAGGAAATGACCGGCCTAATGGCACTGGCCGACATTGTGATTTCAACGCACCGTTCGGAGGGCTTCGGCTTGATTTGTGCTGAAGCTATGCGCCTCGGTAAGCCGGTCATTGCGACCGGGTGGTCCGGCAATCTCGACTTCATGAATGAGGAGAATTCGGCCCTTCTGCCTTACAAGCTCATTCCGGTTGCGGATCGCGACAACGCATTCGATAGCGAGAGCCAGCAATGGGCCGATCCGGACGTTGATGCAGCGGCGCGCTGGCTGACGCAACTTGCTGATGATCCGGACCTGCGTCAGCGCATGGGGACGAAAGCGGCGAAGGATATCGCCGCATATCTGTCGCCCACGCATTTTGCGAAGACGGTCAGTGGGCTTCTGGCCGCCGGCGAGCGCCAATGA
- a CDS encoding YceD family protein, with protein sequence MTDTIWSSRLAREDVPEDGIHVEISADAAVRAALAQSAELRDLSRLEAQFDVTRSGRDGLHVVGEVSALVGQNCVVTLEPIETNLVEPIDLFFTSDQQASLGDSDGEASFGLTEAEPPEPLVGGAVDLGAIATEYFLLGLDPYPRKKGVTFESPAAGDAVAKPFAALAALKRPPKGSSE encoded by the coding sequence ATGACTGACACGATTTGGAGCAGCCGGCTTGCGCGCGAGGATGTGCCCGAGGATGGAATACACGTGGAGATCAGTGCCGACGCTGCGGTGCGCGCGGCGCTTGCGCAGAGCGCGGAACTGCGCGATCTGTCACGCTTGGAGGCACAGTTCGACGTGACCCGTAGCGGCCGTGATGGACTTCATGTCGTCGGTGAAGTCTCTGCTTTGGTAGGTCAAAATTGCGTGGTAACCCTTGAGCCTATCGAGACAAATCTCGTTGAGCCGATCGATCTTTTCTTCACGTCGGATCAACAAGCCTCGCTTGGCGATAGCGACGGCGAGGCCTCTTTCGGTTTGACCGAGGCTGAACCGCCGGAGCCGCTGGTCGGTGGAGCGGTTGATCTCGGCGCCATCGCCACCGAGTATTTCCTCCTTGGTCTCGATCCCTATCCGCGCAAAAAGGGCGTGACCTTCGAATCGCCAGCCGCCGGCGATGCCGTCGCCAAGCCATTCGCGGCTCTGGCGGCGCTGAAGAGGCCACCCAAGGGAAGTTCGGAGTGA